One window from the genome of Variovorax sp. PAMC26660 encodes:
- a CDS encoding type VI secretion system Vgr family protein, with translation MSALSASPTRTLDISSPAIPVILGRPALEPVRLSGHEGLNSLFEYGLLLKTPDALNLGASSAMDFDLDSFIGREIICSIQLDGAGQFLPGVAGQSIDHIGAGVRQINAMICAAEVWGEEGRHVQYKLTLRPWLHLATLTTDCKIFQNQTVVQILDELLSGYDFPVDKRLIEAYPVRDYQVQLNESDFAFFERLTQSWGISYFFEHSEGKHRLVLIDNMGAYQKNDSAAYQQVEYHAPGWKVDAEYVHSFVPHNQITSGRYASRDYDYTRPKADLGIGRKDPRPTGQADGEVYQWHEGSAGGSHYAQPRAGSGEANDPHGEGHQLALLRMQALRTHGARARASGNLRGMVPGCSFELQKHPRQKANAEYLILETRFLIEDVAQDSQIGDASPSRKQQWKVEVDFIAHPMVEPLRPALVRVKPFTRGPQSALVVGPAGQNIWTDELGRIKVQFPWDRIGQKNQHSTCWIRVTSPWAGNQLGGIQIPRIGQEVIVNFIGGDPDLPICTGRAYNQANLPPWALPGQQALSGFRSRELTEEGGNSAAGRSNHLAMDDTAGKIQVQLKSDHQHSQLSLGHITRIEDNAGRKDPRGEGFELRTDGHGVLRAQDGMLITTEARGNAAKHAKDLGETLARLTTGRDQHESLSESAQQAEAHVKGDQDEVTKALKAQNDAIKGGTGDAKTDNFPELAEPHLVLASPAGIQTSTAQSTHIAGFEHNALTSGGHTSISAARSFLVSVKEAIRLYAYEAVIKLVAAKNNIDIVALQKNIHILAKLDIKLSANKISIMAKEQLELGGGGSYSVYTSAGITHMTPGTWVEHAGVHAYQGPDNKPTTLRDGASELKLKPPEGQLRFALQHLPDQSPMLFARQPYTLYKNGAQVAQGILDGYGQVTIDEAEKGAVYKVKLTNGTVHDVPVAPDRMESDSAKSAHPEHHLSNQGYRADGESTNQRKAQKERGSADRKDSPQ, from the coding sequence ATGTCCGCACTCAGTGCTTCGCCAACGCGCACGCTCGACATCAGCAGCCCCGCCATTCCGGTGATCCTGGGCCGCCCGGCGTTGGAGCCGGTTCGGCTGTCGGGGCATGAAGGGCTCAACAGCCTGTTCGAGTACGGGCTGCTTCTGAAGACCCCCGATGCCCTGAATCTTGGCGCCAGCAGTGCGATGGACTTCGATCTGGACAGCTTCATCGGGCGCGAGATCATTTGCTCGATCCAGCTCGATGGTGCGGGCCAGTTCCTTCCTGGCGTTGCGGGACAGTCCATCGACCACATTGGCGCAGGCGTGCGCCAGATCAACGCCATGATCTGTGCCGCCGAGGTCTGGGGCGAAGAAGGCCGCCACGTTCAGTACAAGCTCACGCTGCGCCCCTGGCTGCACCTGGCAACGCTCACCACCGACTGCAAGATCTTCCAGAACCAGACCGTGGTTCAGATCCTCGATGAGCTTCTTTCCGGCTATGACTTCCCGGTGGACAAGCGCCTGATCGAGGCCTATCCGGTGCGCGATTACCAGGTCCAGCTCAACGAAAGCGACTTCGCGTTCTTCGAGCGCCTGACGCAAAGCTGGGGTATCAGCTACTTCTTCGAGCACAGCGAAGGCAAGCACCGCCTGGTTCTCATCGACAACATGGGGGCGTACCAGAAGAACGACAGCGCCGCCTATCAGCAGGTCGAATACCACGCACCGGGCTGGAAGGTGGATGCCGAGTACGTGCACAGTTTCGTTCCGCACAACCAGATCACGAGCGGCAGGTACGCCAGCCGCGACTACGACTACACCCGGCCCAAGGCCGATCTGGGCATTGGCCGCAAAGACCCGCGCCCTACCGGGCAGGCCGACGGCGAGGTGTACCAGTGGCATGAAGGCAGCGCAGGTGGCAGCCACTACGCGCAGCCCCGCGCTGGTTCTGGTGAGGCGAACGATCCGCATGGCGAAGGCCATCAGTTGGCGCTTCTTCGCATGCAGGCCCTGCGCACCCATGGCGCCAGGGCGCGGGCCAGCGGCAATCTGCGTGGCATGGTGCCCGGGTGCAGTTTCGAGCTTCAGAAGCACCCGCGCCAGAAGGCCAATGCCGAATACCTGATCCTGGAGACCCGCTTCCTGATCGAAGACGTCGCGCAGGACAGCCAGATCGGTGACGCTTCCCCCAGCCGCAAGCAGCAATGGAAGGTGGAAGTCGACTTCATCGCGCACCCGATGGTCGAGCCGCTGCGCCCGGCACTCGTGCGGGTCAAGCCCTTCACTCGTGGCCCTCAATCCGCGCTGGTGGTCGGCCCCGCCGGCCAGAACATCTGGACCGATGAGCTGGGCCGCATCAAGGTGCAGTTCCCCTGGGACCGCATCGGCCAGAAGAACCAGCACAGCACCTGCTGGATACGGGTGACCAGTCCGTGGGCAGGCAATCAGTTGGGCGGCATCCAGATCCCGCGCATCGGCCAGGAGGTGATCGTCAACTTTATCGGCGGGGACCCGGACCTGCCGATCTGCACGGGGCGCGCCTACAACCAGGCGAACCTGCCGCCGTGGGCGCTGCCGGGTCAGCAGGCGTTGTCGGGCTTCAGGAGCCGCGAGCTGACCGAGGAAGGTGGCAACAGTGCAGCGGGGCGCAGCAACCACCTTGCGATGGACGACACGGCCGGGAAGATCCAGGTTCAGCTCAAGAGCGACCACCAGCACAGCCAACTGAGCCTGGGGCACATCACACGCATCGAGGACAACGCGGGACGCAAGGACCCGCGGGGCGAGGGCTTCGAATTGCGCACTGACGGCCACGGTGTTCTACGGGCGCAGGACGGGATGCTCATTACCACCGAGGCGCGTGGCAATGCCGCCAAACACGCCAAGGACCTTGGGGAGACCCTGGCCCGGCTCACCACCGGGCGCGATCAGCACGAGAGCCTGTCCGAATCAGCCCAGCAGGCCGAGGCACACGTCAAGGGCGATCAGGATGAGGTGACCAAGGCGCTCAAGGCGCAGAACGATGCGATCAAGGGTGGGACCGGCGATGCGAAGACGGACAACTTCCCGGAGTTGGCCGAGCCGCATCTGGTGCTCGCCAGCCCGGCGGGCATCCAGACCAGCACGGCGCAATCGACGCACATCGCCGGCTTCGAGCACAACGCATTGACCAGCGGCGGGCACACCAGCATCTCGGCGGCCAGGAGCTTCTTGGTGAGCGTGAAAGAGGCGATCCGGCTGTATGCCTATGAGGCGGTCATCAAGCTGGTGGCGGCCAAAAACAACATCGACATCGTGGCACTGCAGAAGAACATCCACATTCTGGCCAAGCTCGATATCAAGCTGAGCGCCAACAAGATCAGCATCATGGCCAAGGAGCAGTTGGAGCTGGGCGGGGGCGGCAGCTACAGCGTCTACACCAGTGCGGGCATCACGCACATGACGCCGGGTACATGGGTCGAGCATGCGGGCGTGCACGCGTACCAGGGGCCGGACAACAAGCCTACAACACTGCGGGATGGCGCCAGCGAACTCAAGCTCAAGCCGCCAGAAGGTCAGCTTCGCTTCGCCCTTCAGCACCTGCCGGACCAATCGCCCATGTTGTTCGCTCGTCAGCCTTACACGCTCTACAAGAACGGCGCCCAGGTAGCGCAAGGCATTCTTGACGGATACGGGCAAGTCACCATCGACGAGGCCGAAAAGGGTGCCGTCTACAAAGTCAAGCTGACGAACGGCACCGTTCACGACGTGCCAGTGGCCCCGGATCGGATGGAGTCCGATTCGGCCAAGTCGGCGCATCCTGAACACCACCTTTCCAACCAGGGCTACCGTGCGGACGGCGAAAGTACGAACCAGCGCAAGGCTCAAAAAGAACGTGGCTCTGCAGACCGGAAGGACTCCCCGCAATGA
- a CDS encoding phospholipase D-like domain-containing protein: MTDLTKLLAEVQKPETSHVDMFKRQSRGTLQWFLENDIKTHPIHNRNHLEFFMCGEDGFRAIEKDLRAATSTIDLVLWGFDPGMELVRVKAGASNNGGLGSAQWPRGTTYGDLLTKKAREGVKVRMLLWYDNVPLNVLSGNVPDFPLLWLPAHFTSSDLVAPTHEWLKNRTFSRKQLEGHRADYCTAWWRAALSGRFPNLEVRIRKAQLGAMTANIVKYLPDQGTLIEDVTLTVAGTHHQKPVLIDYEAGKGKPNTCAYVMGLNSVTDYWDTTDHLYNDPRREVNFSSGAAWKETVWYVKPYRDYAIRVQGEALYNISENFVQGWDSAQNTSLHDGQPSGDRALHAQRASIKPKDMPAPDGARHRAQIVRTQPEVLDATILKAYTLASSNAVNYIYVENQYVQLVDWPKLIKKIRGQYRDGMKVAQGTLADITPLHLFVVMPQPERGQMVPRTYETVGQLGAAGGMGKYHDTVQGKRKADALQPPKPPPEGVHPFEQANYNKALRDWLVARQANDSVIVRDSAQAVPVNPKGELEALGIKPLVAMLMTYDADNEAKDIRISSRDNKAQEAQAEEEAKTSKSGRASDVDSYGVEIVPKRYREIYIHSKLMFVDDVYTTLGSANLNARSMVSDSEFNICAADYDFTRAARREVWGNIAGKDLDGGDGSPQITTKTHKAWADRMDANKINRKASTPKAPVEGSFIHPFEDPRGEPLVRFA, from the coding sequence ATGACCGATCTCACCAAGCTTCTCGCTGAAGTCCAAAAGCCCGAGACCAGCCATGTAGACATGTTCAAACGGCAAAGTCGCGGCACGTTGCAGTGGTTCCTTGAAAACGACATCAAGACGCATCCCATTCACAACCGCAACCACCTCGAATTCTTCATGTGCGGCGAAGACGGCTTCAGAGCCATCGAGAAGGATTTGCGCGCCGCCACCAGCACCATTGACCTCGTGCTGTGGGGGTTCGATCCGGGAATGGAGCTGGTGCGTGTAAAGGCCGGCGCTTCAAACAACGGGGGCCTGGGGAGCGCGCAATGGCCTCGTGGCACCACCTACGGCGATCTCTTGACCAAGAAGGCCCGCGAGGGCGTGAAAGTACGCATGCTGCTGTGGTATGACAACGTGCCCCTCAACGTGCTCAGTGGCAACGTGCCGGATTTTCCGTTGCTGTGGCTGCCGGCGCATTTCACCTCGTCCGATCTCGTGGCACCCACACACGAGTGGCTCAAGAACCGGACCTTTTCGCGCAAGCAACTGGAGGGACATCGCGCCGACTATTGCACCGCATGGTGGCGGGCGGCACTTTCCGGAAGGTTCCCGAACCTTGAGGTTCGCATACGCAAAGCTCAACTCGGCGCGATGACCGCCAACATTGTCAAATACCTGCCGGATCAAGGCACGCTCATCGAAGACGTCACACTCACAGTAGCCGGCACACACCACCAGAAGCCAGTGTTGATCGACTACGAGGCCGGCAAGGGCAAGCCGAACACCTGCGCCTACGTGATGGGGCTCAACAGCGTGACCGACTACTGGGACACCACCGACCACCTGTACAACGACCCGCGCCGCGAGGTCAACTTTTCGTCGGGCGCTGCGTGGAAGGAAACCGTCTGGTACGTCAAGCCTTACCGGGACTACGCCATCCGGGTGCAGGGCGAAGCGCTCTACAACATCAGCGAAAACTTTGTTCAGGGGTGGGACAGTGCCCAAAACACCAGCCTTCACGATGGCCAGCCCAGCGGGGACCGTGCTTTGCACGCGCAGCGCGCGTCGATCAAGCCCAAGGACATGCCCGCACCGGACGGTGCGCGCCATCGCGCGCAAATCGTGCGCACCCAGCCAGAGGTGCTCGACGCCACCATTCTGAAGGCCTACACCTTGGCCAGCAGCAATGCCGTCAACTACATCTATGTCGAAAACCAGTACGTTCAATTGGTTGACTGGCCAAAACTCATCAAGAAAATTCGCGGTCAATACCGCGACGGCATGAAGGTGGCCCAGGGCACTCTCGCCGATATCACGCCGCTTCACCTGTTTGTGGTCATGCCACAGCCCGAGCGCGGGCAGATGGTGCCGCGCACGTATGAAACCGTGGGCCAGCTCGGAGCGGCCGGGGGCATGGGCAAGTACCACGACACCGTGCAGGGCAAGCGAAAGGCCGATGCGCTGCAGCCCCCGAAGCCACCGCCCGAGGGCGTTCACCCGTTCGAGCAGGCGAACTACAACAAGGCCCTGCGCGACTGGCTGGTCGCTCGTCAAGCCAATGACAGTGTGATCGTGCGCGATTCGGCGCAGGCCGTTCCAGTCAACCCGAAGGGAGAACTCGAGGCGCTGGGAATCAAGCCCCTCGTGGCGATGCTGATGACCTACGACGCCGACAACGAGGCCAAGGACATTCGCATCAGCAGTCGCGACAACAAGGCACAGGAGGCACAGGCTGAGGAGGAAGCCAAGACCAGCAAGTCGGGCAGGGCCAGCGATGTGGACAGCTACGGCGTGGAAATTGTGCCCAAACGGTACCGCGAGATTTACATCCACAGCAAGCTGATGTTTGTGGACGACGTGTACACGACGCTGGGCAGCGCCAACCTCAACGCCAGAAGCATGGTCAGCGACAGCGAGTTCAACATCTGTGCGGCGGATTACGACTTCACTCGGGCGGCACGACGCGAGGTGTGGGGGAACATCGCCGGAAAAGACCTGGATGGGGGAGATGGGAGTCCGCAGATAACGACCAAGACGCACAAAGCTTGGGCTGATCGCATGGACGCCAACAAAATCAATCGAAAGGCCTCAACACCCAAAGCACCGGTTGAAGGCAGTTTCATCCACCCCTTTGAAGACCCACGCGGCGAGCCCCTCGTGAGGTTCGCATAG
- a CDS encoding DUF6396 domain-containing protein gives MQDQHSAAPVQPRFTKLDTFDPHRQSFECKHEADVNPPIAAEAEALFQQGMAVTSYDLWPDDRDNEKAAQLWTRAAGWGHWKAQLNLAGLYLQGLGVPQDADKALELTEDLMRKGVPAAWDNMGAYYMGGVGPLKQDATVAYAFWQKAADMGSMAAQAYLGEKLNAGYDDPPSFWGNEKIGLKMLECAFSQGSGSAAYELGQTQNRDAKQREDYSHALGVFHEGVKLGNEKAANSLSVAFDAGRALVDHRIDVARAERYSILGDALWRNPDLRLPNLDKVLPLPPANLPKWDGNKQTLIDAAKALVVQPAAQPTPGSQRTGRAHIPQGHVLQTRARAVIAEANASVPHSGYWQPRLHALHREHEQVWGRVQVPQRYDKGETFETVDRSSMGPYAKVAPRTVWHYMGEAVAMAVAPHPLVAQGIARSTDIPEPLVRCQGSQPCPRTGVWLASIPKDHSFAVRYNRWDRQSYVAHGQAFPDFGDGHLHIEPGTVTWLWLGNANESGFGGVIDVSLGHPGAEGTSA, from the coding sequence ATGCAAGACCAACACTCTGCAGCCCCTGTGCAGCCCCGCTTTACCAAGCTCGATACGTTCGATCCGCATCGTCAGAGCTTCGAGTGCAAGCACGAGGCCGATGTCAATCCACCAATTGCGGCCGAAGCTGAAGCGTTGTTCCAGCAAGGCATGGCAGTCACCAGCTATGACCTCTGGCCCGATGACCGCGACAACGAGAAAGCGGCACAGCTCTGGACGCGGGCGGCAGGATGGGGGCACTGGAAGGCGCAGCTCAATCTCGCGGGGCTGTACCTGCAGGGGTTGGGTGTGCCGCAGGATGCCGACAAGGCTTTGGAACTTACCGAAGACCTGATGCGCAAGGGCGTGCCCGCAGCGTGGGACAACATGGGCGCCTACTACATGGGAGGCGTTGGCCCGCTCAAGCAGGACGCCACCGTGGCCTATGCGTTCTGGCAGAAGGCTGCGGACATGGGCAGCATGGCGGCTCAGGCGTATCTCGGTGAAAAGTTAAACGCGGGTTACGACGATCCACCGTCTTTTTGGGGTAACGAGAAGATCGGTCTCAAGATGCTGGAGTGCGCATTTTCACAAGGATCAGGGAGTGCGGCCTATGAATTGGGCCAGACTCAGAATCGCGACGCCAAGCAGCGGGAAGACTACTCTCATGCACTGGGAGTCTTTCACGAAGGCGTCAAACTCGGCAACGAAAAAGCGGCAAACAGTTTGTCTGTTGCCTTTGATGCCGGCAGAGCACTCGTTGACCATCGTATCGATGTGGCACGCGCCGAGCGCTACTCCATCCTGGGCGACGCCCTATGGCGCAACCCCGACCTGCGCTTGCCCAATCTCGACAAGGTTCTCCCGCTGCCCCCAGCCAATCTACCCAAATGGGACGGCAACAAGCAGACCCTGATCGACGCCGCCAAGGCCCTCGTGGTCCAGCCAGCGGCGCAGCCTACGCCCGGCTCGCAGCGCACCGGCCGCGCTCACATTCCTCAAGGTCATGTGCTGCAGACACGGGCTCGCGCTGTGATCGCAGAAGCCAATGCGTCCGTCCCTCACAGCGGTTATTGGCAGCCACGGTTGCACGCGCTCCATCGCGAACACGAGCAGGTGTGGGGACGCGTGCAGGTGCCGCAGCGCTACGACAAAGGCGAAACCTTCGAGACCGTGGACCGCAGCAGCATGGGCCCGTACGCCAAGGTCGCGCCTCGCACTGTCTGGCACTACATGGGCGAAGCAGTTGCAATGGCCGTCGCTCCTCATCCCCTTGTAGCTCAAGGTATCGCCCGCAGCACCGACATACCCGAACCGCTTGTGCGCTGCCAGGGCAGCCAGCCTTGTCCGCGTACCGGCGTGTGGTTGGCGTCGATACCCAAAGATCATTCCTTCGCGGTCCGCTACAACCGCTGGGATCGTCAGAGCTATGTGGCACACGGTCAGGCGTTTCCAGATTTTGGAGACGGCCATTTGCACATCGAACCAGGCACCGTCACCTGGCTGTGGCTGGGCAATGCCAATGAATCGGGCTTCGGTGGCGTCATCGATGTGAGCCTGGGTCATCCGGGAGCGGAGGGAACGAGCGCGTGA
- a CDS encoding pentapeptide repeat-containing protein yields MSALQIILDHDKWRKGLGGARAGVAGESDGNAHAGLDLNMIAFTGCNFSGSSFTSTTFHDAIWTSCQFNGCSFSQCDMQRIQITGCTFVDCTFSTSQLQASKLSSCTFAQCNWNGLDFDASHWLRVNLQNCRGKQVSAVDLRGEQVDFTGSQFEDMQLTNARIN; encoded by the coding sequence ATGAGCGCTCTTCAAATCATCCTGGATCACGACAAATGGCGCAAAGGCTTGGGGGGCGCCCGGGCCGGCGTTGCCGGTGAGAGTGACGGCAATGCACACGCCGGACTGGACCTGAACATGATCGCGTTCACAGGCTGCAACTTCAGCGGCAGCAGCTTCACATCGACCACCTTCCACGATGCGATCTGGACCTCATGCCAGTTCAACGGGTGCTCGTTCAGCCAATGCGATATGCAGAGGATTCAGATCACCGGATGCACGTTCGTGGACTGCACTTTCAGCACATCGCAGCTTCAGGCCAGCAAACTCAGCAGCTGCACGTTCGCGCAGTGCAACTGGAACGGACTGGATTTCGATGCTAGCCATTGGTTGAGAGTGAACTTGCAAAATTGCCGAGGGAAACAGGTGAGTGCAGTCGATCTACGGGGCGAGCAAGTCGACTTCACAGGCAGCCAGTTTGAAGACATGCAACTGACCAACGCGCGAATCAACTGA
- a CDS encoding glucan biosynthesis protein: MLDRRSFLAAGSAAAALAALGLPTEALAANGLQLSQPSPFSFDNLVAEAKRLAAQPYAAAKPLAPDVLERIDYDAHGKIKFDPANALFREGPGAFPVTFFHLGRFFQTPVRMHVLENSDGDAFAREVLYSPDYFSMPPDSPARALPPGAGFAGFRLQESRLGDQSKLDWQKNDWVAFLGASYFRAIGELYQYGLSARGIALDVAVPDKPEEFPNFTRFYFETPAPGNTTSMTVYALLEGPSITGVFKFVMQRGKAVIMDIDSRLFLRRDVSRLGLVPLTSMYWYSETIKPTAIDWRPEVHDSDGLAIWNGAGERIWRPLNNPTQTRASAFADTKPRGFGLLQRDRAFDHYQDGVNYEKRPSLWIEPLGDWGEGSVQLIEIPTDDEIHDNIVAFWVPKADAKTGASYSLQYRLHWTDQEPFPSPLAHCVATRIGRGGQPGQPRPQGVRKFMVEFIGAPLATVPFGVKPEVVLAAPRGKFSYVFAEAVPNGVPGHWRAQFDFTPEGNEPIDMRLYLKHGDQTLTETWLYQYQPG; the protein is encoded by the coding sequence ATGCTTGATCGCCGATCCTTCCTTGCCGCCGGCAGTGCCGCCGCCGCACTCGCCGCCCTCGGACTGCCCACCGAGGCGCTGGCCGCCAACGGCCTGCAACTGAGCCAGCCCTCGCCCTTTTCCTTCGACAACCTCGTCGCCGAGGCCAAGCGCCTGGCCGCGCAACCCTATGCGGCCGCGAAACCACTCGCGCCCGACGTGCTGGAGCGCATCGACTACGACGCGCACGGCAAGATCAAGTTCGACCCCGCCAATGCGCTGTTCCGCGAAGGCCCTGGCGCCTTTCCGGTCACCTTCTTCCACCTCGGCCGCTTCTTCCAGACGCCCGTGCGCATGCACGTGCTCGAAAACTCCGATGGCGATGCCTTCGCGCGCGAAGTGCTCTACAGCCCCGACTATTTCTCGATGCCGCCCGACAGCCCGGCGCGCGCATTGCCGCCCGGCGCAGGCTTCGCGGGCTTTCGCCTGCAGGAAAGCCGGCTGGGCGATCAGAGCAAGCTGGACTGGCAAAAGAACGACTGGGTTGCCTTTCTCGGCGCCTCGTACTTCCGCGCCATTGGCGAGCTGTACCAATACGGCCTGTCGGCACGCGGCATCGCGCTCGACGTGGCGGTGCCCGACAAGCCCGAAGAATTCCCCAACTTCACGCGCTTTTATTTCGAGACGCCAGCGCCCGGCAACACCACCTCGATGACCGTCTACGCCTTGCTCGAAGGGCCAAGCATCACGGGCGTCTTCAAGTTCGTGATGCAGCGCGGCAAGGCGGTCATCATGGACATCGATTCGCGCCTGTTCCTGCGCCGCGACGTATCCCGCCTGGGCCTGGTGCCGCTGACCTCGATGTACTGGTATTCGGAAACCATCAAGCCCACCGCCATCGACTGGCGGCCCGAGGTGCACGACTCCGACGGTCTGGCCATCTGGAACGGCGCCGGCGAGCGCATCTGGCGCCCGCTCAACAACCCGACGCAAACGCGCGCCTCGGCTTTTGCCGACACCAAGCCGCGCGGCTTCGGCCTGCTGCAGCGCGACCGTGCCTTCGACCACTACCAGGACGGCGTCAACTACGAGAAGCGCCCGAGCCTGTGGATCGAACCGCTGGGCGACTGGGGCGAAGGCTCGGTGCAACTGATCGAGATTCCGACCGACGACGAGATCCACGACAACATCGTCGCCTTCTGGGTGCCCAAGGCCGATGCCAAGACGGGTGCGAGCTACAGCCTGCAATACCGCCTGCACTGGACCGACCAGGAGCCCTTTCCGTCACCGCTGGCCCACTGCGTGGCCACGCGCATCGGGCGCGGCGGCCAGCCGGGCCAGCCACGTCCGCAGGGCGTGCGCAAGTTCATGGTCGAGTTCATCGGTGCGCCGCTCGCCACCGTGCCCTTCGGCGTGAAGCCCGAGGTGGTGCTGGCCGCCCCGCGCGGCAAGTTCTCGTACGTGTTTGCCGAAGCCGTGCCCAACGGCGTGCCCGGCCACTGGCGCGCACAGTTCGACTTCACGCCCGAAGGCAATGAGCCGATCGACATGCGGCTGTATCTGAAGCACGGGGATCAGACGTTGACGGAGACCTGGCTGTACCAGTACCAGCCGGGGTAG
- a CDS encoding class I SAM-dependent methyltransferase, which translates to MTTGKPARRLSAVPSTLRIPLAARASGDAMFPKMAVRDAYAAGILEQIRDDGQPLPEDRATIYCILARTRRFRSLAQDFQKQHPGARVVNMGCGLSHYFQWLDDGKSRMTDADLPEVLELRRELIPETHPRHDVCELDLTAPDWWEQLSLPRTRKAQPVFLFSEGVLMYLKPEQVQAVFATFGERAPAGSVLAFDAMCWLAVGRGRQHPSVRATGAEFRWGLRQTDELTRSHPRLHLGATYRVLQGIGLPYTLFAPVVMLLLGVPLYAVYALGAADAVDT; encoded by the coding sequence ATGACAACCGGCAAACCCGCACGGCGCTTGTCGGCCGTCCCTTCCACCCTGAGGATTCCCCTTGCCGCACGGGCTTCTGGCGATGCGATGTTTCCGAAGATGGCTGTGCGCGACGCTTATGCCGCCGGCATCCTGGAGCAGATCCGCGACGACGGGCAGCCGCTGCCGGAAGACCGGGCCACCATCTACTGCATCCTCGCGCGCACGCGGCGCTTTCGCAGCCTGGCACAAGACTTCCAGAAGCAGCACCCAGGCGCCCGCGTGGTCAACATGGGCTGCGGCCTGAGCCATTACTTCCAGTGGCTGGACGATGGCAAGTCGCGCATGACCGACGCCGACCTGCCCGAAGTGCTCGAACTGCGCCGCGAGCTGATTCCCGAGACCCACCCGCGCCATGACGTCTGCGAACTCGACCTGACCGCGCCCGACTGGTGGGAGCAACTGTCGCTGCCGCGCACGCGCAAGGCTCAGCCGGTATTTCTCTTCTCGGAGGGCGTGCTGATGTACCTGAAGCCCGAGCAGGTGCAGGCGGTGTTCGCCACTTTTGGCGAACGCGCGCCCGCGGGCTCGGTGCTGGCCTTCGACGCCATGTGCTGGCTGGCCGTGGGGCGTGGCAGGCAGCACCCTTCGGTGCGCGCCACCGGCGCGGAGTTTCGGTGGGGGCTGCGCCAGACCGACGAACTGACGCGGTCCCATCCGCGCCTGCACCTGGGCGCCACCTACCGGGTACTGCAGGGCATCGGCCTGCCCTACACGTTGTTCGCACCGGTAGTCATGCTGCTGCTCGGCGTGCCGCTCTACGCGGTCTATGCGCTGGGCGCTGCGGACGCTGTCGATACATAA
- a CDS encoding gamma-glutamylcyclotransferase family protein, whose amino-acid sequence MTRPEDGHPKEAGAATEKLFSYGTLQLQSVQLATFGRKLDGRFDRLPGYRLEQLEIKDAAVVATSGKTHHPIVAPSSAPQDGVDGAVFAVTPAELAHADAYEVADYRRERVTLASGLQAWAYVDARCAPAG is encoded by the coding sequence ATGACCAGACCTGAAGACGGACACCCCAAAGAAGCCGGCGCCGCCACGGAAAAACTCTTCTCCTACGGCACGCTGCAACTGCAGTCGGTGCAACTGGCCACCTTCGGCCGCAAGCTCGACGGCCGCTTCGACCGATTGCCGGGTTACCGCCTGGAACAGCTCGAGATCAAGGACGCAGCCGTGGTCGCGACCAGCGGCAAGACGCACCACCCCATCGTCGCCCCCAGCAGCGCGCCGCAAGACGGCGTGGACGGCGCCGTCTTCGCCGTCACCCCGGCCGAGCTGGCGCATGCCGACGCCTACGAGGTCGCGGACTATCGGCGCGAGCGCGTCACCCTGGCATCGGGCCTGCAAGCCTGGGCCTACGTGGACGCGCGCTGCGCGCCGGCCGGCTGA